Proteins from one Cryptomeria japonica chromosome 4, Sugi_1.0, whole genome shotgun sequence genomic window:
- the LOC131061806 gene encoding uncharacterized protein LOC131061806 has product MMNSSCVAGCLDAQVPVRLNFRSLYKWPDSDAEFVRVLSMDRGASCPNKITKVTTIHESYACRQKFLRSYTFSKKETFPQKTKNGLKKAKAVLIKMKKNFAFKRILSLLGNLEPKFFKVSCAVLAALFTCLLACTTSVDVKDQQLLK; this is encoded by the coding sequence ATGATGAATTCAAGCTGTGTTGCAGGTTGCCTGGATGCACAGGTTCCAGTGAGATTAAACTTCAGAAGCTTGTATAAATGGCCAGATTCAGATGCAGAGTTTGTTAGGGTGTTAAGCATGGACAGAGGGGCCAGCTGCCCAAATAAGATCACAAAAGTCACCACAATACATGAGAGCTATGCTTGCAGACAGAAGTTCTTGAGGAGCTACACATTCTCTAAGAAGGAGACTTTCCCTCAAAAGACAAAAAATGGCTTGAAGAAAGCCAAGGCAGTATTGATCAAGATGAAGAAGAATTTTGCCTTTAAGAGAATTCTGTCTCTGTTGGGAAATCTTGAACCCAAGTTTTTCAAGGTTTCTTGTGCTGTTCTGGCTGCTCTTTTTACTTGTCTGCTGGCTTGCACAACCAGTGTGGATGTCAAGGACCAGCAGCTGCTGAAGTGA